In Aliarcobacter faecis, a genomic segment contains:
- a CDS encoding L,D-transpeptidase family protein: MFKIVVFLILALSLNAKELMDIYRMEGIKAVEQELEKNLRDVNFWKKYLEKRNVEYGYYEYNKYVILAEKENKELSIFENLEDDYKLISKEKMIIGENSGDKLLEGDKKTPEGSYDLLQKKTGLDQFYGPFALVTSYPNSFDQSLNKKGHGIWIHGMPLNGDRESFTQGCLAIDNERLKSLDSNINLKKTVLITSHNELKKATKDDIAIILSSIYKWKDAWKYSNIEEYLSFYSKDFKRADRSDFNTFSNQKRQIFAKNENKTINLFNIDISPYPNSLDKTMYRVLMDEEYVSPSVQFYGKKELFVEVSNNKLQILTED; the protein is encoded by the coding sequence TTGTTTAAAATTGTAGTTTTTTTAATTTTAGCATTGAGTTTAAATGCAAAAGAGTTGATGGATATTTATAGAATGGAAGGGATTAAAGCAGTTGAACAAGAACTTGAAAAAAACTTAAGAGATGTAAACTTTTGGAAAAAATATTTAGAAAAAAGAAATGTTGAGTATGGTTATTATGAGTACAATAAATATGTGATTCTTGCAGAAAAAGAGAATAAAGAGTTAAGTATATTTGAAAATTTGGAAGATGATTATAAATTAATCTCTAAAGAGAAAATGATAATTGGTGAAAATAGTGGTGATAAGCTTTTAGAAGGGGATAAAAAAACTCCTGAAGGTTCTTATGATTTACTTCAGAAAAAAACTGGACTTGATCAATTTTATGGACCATTTGCCCTAGTAACTTCATATCCAAATAGCTTTGATCAAAGTTTAAATAAAAAAGGCCATGGAATTTGGATACATGGGATGCCTTTAAATGGAGATAGAGAGAGCTTTACACAAGGTTGTTTAGCTATTGATAATGAGAGATTAAAATCTTTAGATAGTAATATAAATTTAAAAAAAACAGTTTTAATAACAAGTCATAATGAGTTAAAAAAAGCAACTAAAGATGATATTGCAATTATTTTAAGTTCGATTTATAAATGGAAAGATGCTTGGAAATACTCAAATATTGAAGAGTATTTATCATTTTACTCGAAAGATTTTAAAAGGGCAGATAGAAGTGATTTTAATACTTTTTCAAATCAAAAAAGACAAATTTTTGCAAAAAATGAAAATAAAACTATAAATTTATTTAATATTGATATCTCTCCTTATCCAAACTCTTTAGATAAAACTATGTATAGAGTTTTAATGGATGAAGAGTATGTTAGTCCTAGTGTTCAATTTTATGGTAAAAAAGAACTTTTTGTAGAAGTATCAAATAATAAACTACAAATCCTAACTGAAGATTAA
- a CDS encoding peptidoglycan DD-metalloendopeptidase family protein, whose translation MRKVIIFTILFINTLLGAQIEELSWPRGETFLTFLEKYKIPLNLYYDLEKEDKELCSEIQAENNYFLYTEDNGDLNQVLIPVSSDIQLHIYKDSSNNYKFQTLPIDYVENSEFVAIEINESISNDIFKVTGNSYLSAIVQSLFKGSDVNFRKMQKGDFIAIQYTQKSYLGKPFGMPEISSAMVQINKKPYYRFKYSKDDKYYDEKGVGFTQTFFFQIPLAYSRISSHFTNKRYHPVLKRYRAHLGTDFAAPTGRNIYAAGDGKIEFVGTQGGYGKTIIINHQNGYKTLYGHQNGFAKGIRQGQMIKKGEHIGYVGSTGLSSGPHLHLGMYKNGVAIDALSVIKKPQTDGLEAKEKASFLANSQNIIKRFEKEIANENRTLPNKFERTKDRSEINVM comes from the coding sequence ATGAGAAAAGTTATTATATTTACTATTTTATTTATAAATACTCTGCTTGGTGCTCAAATTGAAGAACTTAGCTGGCCAAGAGGAGAAACTTTTTTAACATTTTTAGAAAAATATAAAATTCCATTAAATTTATACTATGACCTTGAAAAAGAAGATAAAGAACTTTGTAGTGAAATTCAAGCTGAAAATAACTATTTTTTATATACAGAAGATAATGGAGATTTAAATCAAGTACTAATTCCAGTATCTAGTGATATTCAACTTCATATTTACAAAGATAGCTCAAATAATTATAAATTCCAAACTCTTCCAATAGATTATGTTGAAAATTCAGAATTTGTAGCCATAGAGATAAATGAGTCAATTTCAAACGATATCTTTAAAGTTACAGGTAACTCTTATCTTTCAGCAATAGTTCAATCCCTATTTAAAGGGAGTGATGTAAACTTTAGGAAGATGCAAAAAGGTGATTTTATAGCTATACAATATACTCAAAAATCTTATTTGGGTAAACCTTTTGGAATGCCAGAAATTAGCTCAGCTATGGTCCAAATAAATAAAAAACCCTATTATAGATTTAAATATTCAAAAGATGACAAATACTATGATGAAAAGGGTGTTGGATTTACTCAAACTTTTTTTTTCCAAATCCCTTTAGCATACTCAAGAATTTCTAGCCATTTTACAAATAAAAGATATCATCCTGTTTTAAAACGATATAGAGCCCATTTAGGAACAGATTTTGCAGCACCTACAGGAAGAAATATCTATGCTGCGGGAGATGGAAAAATTGAATTTGTAGGAACACAAGGTGGTTATGGGAAAACTATTATAATAAATCACCAAAATGGCTATAAAACTCTATATGGTCATCAAAATGGCTTTGCAAAAGGAATTAGACAAGGTCAAATGATAAAAAAAGGGGAACATATAGGTTATGTTGGTTCAACAGGACTTAGTTCAGGTCCTCATTTACATTTAGGTATGTACAAAAATGGTGTTGCAATTGATGCCTTAAGTGTTATTAAAAAACCTCAAACTGATGGGCTTGAAGCAAAAGAGAAAGCTTCATTTTTGGCAAATTCTCAAAATATTATAAAAAGATTTGAAAAAGAGATAGCAAATGAAAATAGAACTCTTCCAAATAAATTTGAAAGAACAAAAGATAGAAGCGAAATTAATGTGATGTAA
- the folE gene encoding GTP cyclohydrolase I FolE: MDKELEFENSVKNILEYIGEDTQREGLLDTPKRVRKAFEFMCSGYKQSPKEIIQKALFTSTNDEMVVVKDIEFYSFCEHHMLPIIGKAHVAYIPNGKVVGLSKIPRVVDVFARRLQIQEQMTEQICDALNEYLKPKGVAVIIDARHMCMEMRGVEKICSTTITSSLRGLFKSDKKTKDEFLSIVSASFQK; this comes from the coding sequence ATGGATAAAGAGCTTGAATTTGAGAATTCAGTAAAAAATATATTAGAATATATAGGAGAAGATACACAAAGAGAAGGACTTTTAGATACTCCCAAAAGAGTAAGAAAAGCTTTTGAATTTATGTGTAGTGGATATAAACAATCTCCAAAAGAGATTATTCAAAAGGCATTATTTACTTCAACAAATGATGAAATGGTTGTTGTAAAAGATATTGAATTTTACTCATTTTGTGAACATCATATGTTACCAATAATTGGAAAAGCTCATGTTGCTTATATTCCAAATGGCAAAGTTGTTGGACTTAGTAAAATTCCAAGAGTTGTTGATGTTTTTGCAAGAAGATTACAGATTCAAGAGCAGATGACAGAGCAAATTTGTGATGCTTTAAATGAATATTTAAAACCAAAAGGTGTTGCAGTTATTATAGATGCAAGACATATGTGTATGGAGATGAGAGGAGTTGAAAAAATATGTTCAACTACTATAACTTCATCTTTAAGAGGACTTTTTAAAAGTGATAAAAAAACAAAAGATGAGTTTTTATCTATCGTTTCGGCATCTTTTCAGAAGTAA
- the corA gene encoding magnesium/cobalt transporter CorA — translation MISCYVKKGNRLTVIEGMEYLKDIEDRKSVIWIDMLLPTIDEVKTIESIFDIEFPTKQESEEIELSSRYWEEANRIEINSYFLINDNKDPVNETVSFILQGDLLISIRYKKLASFNTSIKKLLASPREYKTGYSIFSQIIDIRIDADADIIENLSKDIAAIRKQAFDDDVDNEDLLEQMSIFENLNMKIRENLTDKQRILNSLLKSQRVTEDKSELPIMLKDIRSLIDHTNFNFERLDYLQNIFVGLLSVEQNKVIKIFTIVNVIFLPPTLVASIYGMNFHLMPELDWEFGYLFSVGVMILSAVTPLIIFRKKGWI, via the coding sequence TTGATTAGTTGCTATGTAAAAAAGGGAAATAGACTTACTGTTATAGAAGGTATGGAATATCTAAAAGATATAGAAGATAGAAAAAGTGTTATTTGGATTGATATGCTTCTTCCAACAATTGATGAAGTAAAGACTATTGAATCGATATTTGATATAGAGTTTCCAACAAAACAAGAGAGTGAAGAGATTGAGCTTAGTTCACGATATTGGGAAGAAGCAAATCGAATAGAGATAAATAGTTACTTCTTGATAAATGATAATAAAGATCCTGTAAATGAGACAGTTTCATTTATTTTACAAGGGGATTTATTAATATCAATTAGGTATAAAAAACTAGCAAGTTTTAATACTTCAATTAAAAAACTTCTCGCAAGTCCAAGAGAATATAAAACTGGGTACTCTATTTTTAGTCAGATTATTGATATTAGAATTGATGCAGATGCTGATATTATTGAAAATTTAAGTAAAGATATAGCCGCAATTAGAAAACAAGCTTTTGATGATGATGTTGATAATGAAGATTTATTGGAACAGATGTCAATATTTGAGAATTTAAATATGAAAATAAGAGAAAATCTTACAGATAAGCAAAGAATATTAAACTCTTTGCTAAAATCTCAAAGAGTAACTGAGGATAAAAGTGAACTTCCTATTATGTTAAAAGATATTAGGTCATTAATAGATCATACAAATTTTAACTTTGAAAGACTTGATTATTTACAAAATATTTTTGTAGGACTTTTAAGTGTTGAACAAAATAAGGTTATTAAAATCTTTACAATTGTAAATGTTATTTTCCTACCACCAACACTTGTTGCTAGTATTTACGGGATGAACTTTCATCTTATGCCTGAGCTTGATTGGGAATTTGGGTATCTATTTTCAGTCGGAGTTATGATTTTATCAGCTGTTACACCTTTGATAATCTTTAGAAAAAAAGGTTGGATATAA